One window of the Candidatus Palauibacter soopunensis genome contains the following:
- a CDS encoding type II toxin-antitoxin system HipA family toxin translates to MERRILVHLDLNDTPLLVGRLWVRVRGGRESATFEYDPGWLDHPRQFALEPALTLGPGPFHTRRALFGSIGDSAPDRWGRVLMRRDEARRARREGRNPRALFESDYLLRVDDEARMGALRFSLSGDGPFLAEPGERRIPPLVELGRLLAAATRITQREERDEDLRLLIGPGASLGGARPKAVVRDGARGLAIAKFPGAGDDYDLVLWEGVALELAARAGIDVAAWRFERVAGRRVLLVRRFDREAGRRVGFLSAMSMLGAHDRDSRSYLEIADALRRHGGAVRHDLTELWRRVVFSILISNTDDHLRNHGFLYEDGRGWRLSPAYDLNPTPADIGPRVLQTYIDEYDGAASVERALATAEYYGLDLDGAKRIVGEIGRAVSAWRGTAAGLGASPEEIMRMESAFAHEDLDAAAGYGTSSR, encoded by the coding sequence GTGGAACGCCGGATACTGGTCCATCTGGACCTGAACGACACGCCCCTCCTCGTCGGCAGGCTTTGGGTCAGAGTTCGTGGCGGCCGGGAGAGTGCGACGTTCGAGTACGATCCGGGCTGGTTGGACCACCCGCGACAGTTCGCCCTCGAACCGGCGCTGACGCTCGGACCCGGGCCCTTTCACACCCGGCGAGCGCTCTTCGGATCGATTGGCGACTCCGCGCCCGACCGCTGGGGGCGGGTCCTGATGCGCCGCGACGAGGCTCGCCGGGCGAGGCGGGAGGGACGAAACCCCCGCGCGCTCTTCGAGTCCGACTACCTCCTTCGGGTCGATGACGAGGCTCGCATGGGGGCGCTCAGGTTCTCGTTGAGCGGGGACGGACCCTTCCTCGCCGAGCCCGGGGAGAGGCGGATTCCGCCTCTCGTCGAACTGGGACGGCTCCTCGCCGCGGCCACGCGAATCACGCAGCGGGAAGAGCGAGATGAGGATCTCCGTCTTCTTATCGGACCCGGGGCCTCGCTCGGGGGCGCCCGCCCCAAGGCCGTCGTGAGGGACGGCGCCCGCGGGTTGGCCATCGCGAAATTCCCCGGCGCCGGGGACGACTACGATCTCGTGCTGTGGGAGGGCGTCGCGCTCGAGCTCGCCGCGCGGGCCGGCATCGACGTGGCCGCCTGGCGTTTCGAGCGGGTTGCCGGGCGGCGCGTTCTCCTCGTCCGGCGCTTCGACCGCGAGGCGGGCCGTCGCGTCGGGTTCCTGTCCGCGATGAGCATGCTGGGGGCCCATGACCGCGACTCGAGGTCCTACCTGGAGATCGCGGACGCCCTTCGCCGCCACGGTGGGGCCGTCAGACATGACCTGACGGAACTCTGGCGCAGGGTCGTCTTCAGCATCCTCATCTCGAATACCGACGACCATCTCCGCAACCACGGTTTCCTGTATGAGGACGGACGGGGCTGGCGTCTTTCCCCAGCCTACGATCTGAACCCGACCCCGGCCGACATCGGCCCCCGCGTCTTGCAGACGTACATCGACGAGTACGACGGCGCCGCCTCGGTGGAACGCGCGCTGGCGACCGCAGAGTACTATGGTCTGGATCTCGACGGCGCGAAGCGGATCGTCGGCGAGATCGGGCGGGCAGTCTCCGCCTGGCGCGGGACCGCGGCGGGTCTCGGCGCTTCCCCGGAGGAGATCATGCGGATGGAATCCGCCTTCGCACACGAGGATTTGGACGCGGCGGCCGGTTACGGGACGTCGTCACGGTGA
- a CDS encoding prolyl oligopeptidase family serine peptidase produces MSIRRFAAPILALATLLVPPSGRLAAQEAYRTPPPDVVDILDASPFPQAVISPSGDRMILAYSESMPGIEDLAAPMLRLAGRRISPVTNGMHAAPPFVRFSVVDLDGGDTRDVTGAEDGLGPPLWSPVGDGFAFTRTTSDGVALWLADPETGTARALTSPSLNGARGEPCAWMPDSRSLLCHFVPDGRGVPPTPAAVPVGPITQESGGEAAPSWTFQDLLEDAHDEALFDYYLTSQPTLVDASTGTTQPIGAPALYDSLDPSPNGEYYLSVRTVRPYSYLVPDSRFAREVEVLGSDGAPLRTLTTLPLDEGGPEHLGFRRAGLRQFSWRPGVPATLAYVEALDGGNPALDVPHRDRVLTLAAPFDGEGTELVRTEHRLGSGAFGFGYPVLWGEDGETALVYEFDWPTRRSRAWAVQASTPGGQPALLWDRSTDDWYGNPGDPVMKQDGAGKRVVHMDGTSIFLAGPGGSPEGDRPFLDRLDLATAERQRLFHSGADSYETVVGLADARAGRIVVRRETSEEPPNYHLVTTANDERTALTSVPNPQPQLAGITKSKIYYERGDGIPLSGELHLPADYEPGQRLPVLVWAYPREFADEDGAGQVRGSAHRFTTISGASHLLLLTQGYAVLNDAAMPIVGGFAANDTYVEQLVANGKAAVDKLVEMGVADRDRVGIAGHSYGAFMTANMLAHSDDFAAGIARSGAFNRSLTPFGFQYERRTFWEAPEVYFRMSAFMHAEKINEPLLLTHGVIDNNSGTFPVQSERMYHAVKGLGGTVRLVMLPHESHGYRARESVLHTVWEMFDWMRRHVKERQPGELVP; encoded by the coding sequence ATGTCGATCCGTCGCTTCGCCGCCCCGATCCTCGCACTCGCCACCCTGCTTGTACCGCCATCCGGCCGGCTGGCTGCGCAGGAAGCCTACCGTACGCCACCCCCGGACGTCGTCGACATCCTGGACGCCTCCCCGTTCCCCCAGGCGGTGATCAGTCCGTCCGGCGACCGGATGATCCTCGCATACAGCGAGAGCATGCCCGGGATCGAGGATCTGGCCGCGCCGATGCTGCGGCTGGCCGGACGCAGGATCAGTCCGGTCACCAACGGCATGCACGCCGCGCCGCCGTTCGTGCGTTTCTCGGTCGTCGACCTGGACGGCGGCGACACGCGCGACGTAACCGGCGCCGAGGACGGCCTGGGGCCACCGCTGTGGTCGCCTGTCGGCGACGGCTTCGCCTTCACGCGGACGACCTCGGACGGGGTCGCCCTCTGGCTGGCCGATCCGGAAACGGGCACCGCGCGAGCCCTTACGAGCCCATCGCTGAACGGCGCCCGCGGCGAACCCTGCGCCTGGATGCCCGACAGCCGTTCGCTCCTCTGCCATTTCGTTCCCGATGGCCGCGGCGTCCCGCCCACCCCGGCGGCTGTCCCCGTCGGCCCCATCACTCAGGAATCCGGCGGCGAGGCCGCCCCCTCCTGGACCTTCCAGGACCTGCTGGAAGACGCCCACGACGAGGCGCTCTTCGACTACTACCTCACGTCGCAGCCGACCCTCGTCGACGCCTCCACCGGAACCACGCAACCCATCGGCGCCCCGGCGCTCTACGACTCCCTCGACCCTTCGCCCAACGGCGAATACTACCTGTCCGTCCGCACGGTTCGCCCCTACTCGTACCTCGTGCCCGACTCCCGCTTCGCCAGGGAGGTGGAAGTCCTCGGCAGCGACGGCGCGCCCCTGCGCACGCTCACCACGCTGCCCCTGGACGAGGGCGGCCCCGAGCACCTGGGCTTCCGCCGCGCCGGTCTCCGCCAGTTCTCCTGGCGCCCCGGCGTGCCCGCCACCCTGGCCTACGTGGAAGCCCTCGACGGCGGCAACCCCGCGCTCGACGTGCCCCACCGCGACCGGGTGCTGACCCTCGCGGCGCCGTTCGACGGAGAGGGCACGGAACTCGTCCGCACCGAGCACCGCCTGGGCTCGGGCGCCTTCGGCTTCGGCTACCCGGTCCTGTGGGGCGAGGACGGCGAGACCGCCCTGGTCTACGAATTCGACTGGCCGACACGGCGGTCCCGCGCCTGGGCCGTGCAGGCTTCCACCCCCGGCGGCCAGCCGGCGCTCCTCTGGGACCGCAGCACGGACGACTGGTATGGGAATCCGGGCGACCCGGTCATGAAGCAGGACGGGGCCGGCAAGCGGGTCGTCCACATGGACGGCACGAGCATCTTTCTGGCGGGCCCGGGAGGATCTCCGGAAGGAGACCGTCCATTCCTGGACCGGCTGGATCTGGCGACCGCCGAGCGGCAGCGACTCTTCCACTCGGGCGCGGACAGCTACGAGACCGTGGTCGGCCTGGCGGACGCACGCGCCGGCCGGATCGTGGTCCGGCGCGAGACCAGCGAGGAGCCCCCGAACTACCACCTCGTCACGACGGCAAACGACGAGCGCACGGCCCTTACTTCCGTCCCGAACCCCCAGCCCCAGCTCGCGGGGATCACGAAGAGCAAGATCTACTACGAGCGCGGCGACGGCATCCCGCTATCGGGTGAGCTGCACCTGCCCGCCGACTACGAGCCCGGCCAGCGTCTCCCGGTCCTGGTCTGGGCTTACCCGCGCGAGTTCGCCGACGAGGACGGCGCGGGCCAGGTCAGGGGCTCGGCCCACCGCTTCACGACCATCTCCGGCGCTTCGCACCTCCTGCTCCTCACGCAGGGGTACGCGGTGCTCAACGACGCCGCGATGCCGATCGTGGGCGGCTTTGCGGCGAACGACACCTACGTGGAGCAGCTGGTGGCCAACGGCAAGGCCGCGGTGGACAAGCTCGTCGAGATGGGCGTGGCGGACCGCGACCGGGTCGGGATCGCCGGCCACAGCTACGGCGCCTTCATGACCGCCAACATGCTGGCGCACTCCGACGACTTCGCCGCCGGCATCGCGCGCAGTGGCGCCTTCAACCGGAGCCTCACGCCCTTCGGCTTCCAGTACGAGCGCCGCACCTTCTGGGAGGCGCCGGAGGTCTACTTCCGCATGTCGGCCTTCATGCACGCGGAGAAGATCAACGAACCGCTGCTCCTGACCCACGGCGTCATCGACAACAACTCCGGGACCTTCCCCGTCCAGTCCGAGCGCATGTACCACGCCGTGAAGGGTCTGGGAGGCACCGTCCGCCTGGTGATGCTGCCGCACGAAAGCCACGGCTACCGGGCCCGGGAATCGGTCCTGCACACCGTGTGGGAGATGTTCGACTGGATGCGCCGTCACGTGAAGGAGCGGCAGCCAGGCGAACTGGTCCCCTAA
- a CDS encoding hydantoinase B/oxoprolinase family protein, whose translation MSGRATSDSGGEARLAIDIGGTFTDVALESGGRLVTTKVLTTASAPERGVLEGVHKVLGLADVPPSAVRLVIHGTTLATNAIIERRGARTALIVTAGHRDALEMAHENRFEQYDIGVDRPAPLVPRRLRLPVEERVDHRGRVLIPLEEDSVRALLSTLEAEEVESIAVGLIHGYANPDHERRIGEILDEWRPGLPVTLASDVCPEVREYERQSTACANAYVQPRMARYLTGLADALRESGLACPFLLMTSGGGLTTLETAVAAPVRLVESGPAGGAILASHLARDLDLGDVLSFDMGGTTAKLCVIDGGRPLHSRTFEVARSYRFRQGSGLPVRIPVIEMVEIGAGGGSIAGVDELERIQVGPGSAGSEPGPAAYGRGGDEPTVTDADVVLGRIDPEFFAGGSISLDRERSEAAIEARIGHGLGLDAKLAALGISEMVDENMSNAARTHAIEWGKGVAGRTLIAFGGSAPIHAARLADKLEVDRFLIPADAGVGSAVGFLLAPISYEVVRSRYMRLSGFDPAVVREVFDEMRDEAAAVVSRGAPGAPMSKKARAYMRYVGQGHEIGVDLPGDLEDAAALRDAFDRDYEMVYGRTIPGLDIEVLSWTLVVSAPATAPATEAADVPAGTSLGGQPAAGKAASGKAASGTPEPERRTELWDGPGGESASAAVYTRGAIAEGARVEGPALIAEDQTTTVVPDGWEARAVAGGHLLVERRAAERAAGAAAAATGTQTGIAALEGQIMWSRLLSVVEEQARTLVRTAFSTPVREAGDLSAGVFDLSGRMLAQAVTGTPGHVNAMAASVGFFLRDFPVETLGEDDVLITNDPWEGTGHLNDFTVVTPTFLDGRPVALFAATSHIADVGGRGFGADANQVFEEGIRLPIGYLIRGGRVDETLMRLVRANVRDPDVAQGDLYSLAACNRTGCERLVAMMTEFGIDSLEPLAETIISASRRAMRERIGALRPGTYRNRMRIDGYDEDLDLVCALTVLSDGTIRIDWDGTSPMSPRGINVPVTYTRAYSSFGVRCIVGSEVPNNAGSLAAIEVSAPPGSLLNAPPPAAVSARHSIGQMLPDVVLGCLEQALEPGAVPAEGASCLWNPVIMAGPGLTGAHAYGGEAFVVNPFHAGGTGARPGKDGLSATAFPSGVRSTPIEITETVAPLIFWRKEYLPDSGGPGEFRGGLGQVMEISHAEGEAFAVSKMFERVRNPARGRDGGGDGAAGRVHVPGVGEFRPKGREVVPPGRRIVLETPGGGGLGDPARRPRERVREDVLDGYVSADEEGGTRGE comes from the coding sequence GTGAGCGGCAGGGCAACGAGCGACTCGGGCGGCGAAGCCCGGCTCGCGATCGACATCGGCGGCACCTTCACGGACGTGGCGCTGGAGTCCGGCGGGCGCCTCGTCACGACGAAGGTGCTGACGACCGCCTCGGCGCCCGAGCGCGGCGTCCTCGAGGGCGTGCACAAGGTGCTGGGGCTCGCGGACGTCCCGCCCTCGGCCGTTCGGCTCGTCATCCACGGCACGACGCTGGCCACGAACGCGATCATCGAGCGGCGGGGCGCGCGCACGGCGCTCATCGTCACTGCGGGGCACCGCGACGCGCTGGAAATGGCGCACGAGAACCGCTTCGAGCAGTACGACATCGGGGTCGACCGCCCTGCCCCGCTCGTCCCCCGCCGTCTCCGGCTCCCGGTGGAGGAGCGGGTAGACCACCGCGGCCGCGTCCTCATTCCGCTGGAGGAGGATTCGGTGCGGGCGCTCCTCTCGACGCTCGAGGCGGAGGAGGTGGAGTCGATCGCGGTCGGGCTCATCCACGGGTACGCGAACCCGGACCACGAGCGGCGGATCGGGGAGATCCTCGACGAATGGCGGCCGGGGCTTCCGGTGACGCTCGCCTCCGACGTGTGCCCCGAAGTGCGGGAGTACGAGCGGCAGTCGACGGCGTGCGCGAACGCCTACGTCCAGCCGCGCATGGCCCGCTACCTGACGGGGCTCGCGGATGCGCTGCGCGAGTCGGGGCTCGCCTGTCCCTTCCTCCTCATGACGTCGGGCGGGGGCCTCACGACCCTGGAGACGGCGGTCGCCGCGCCCGTCCGCCTCGTGGAGTCCGGGCCAGCCGGGGGCGCCATCCTCGCCAGCCACCTCGCGCGCGACCTGGACCTCGGCGACGTCCTCTCCTTCGACATGGGCGGGACGACGGCGAAGCTGTGCGTGATCGACGGGGGACGGCCGCTCCATTCGCGTACGTTCGAGGTCGCCCGCAGCTACCGCTTCAGGCAGGGGAGCGGGCTCCCGGTGCGAATTCCCGTAATCGAGATGGTGGAGATCGGAGCAGGGGGCGGGTCGATCGCCGGAGTGGACGAACTCGAGCGGATCCAGGTCGGGCCCGGGAGCGCAGGTTCGGAGCCGGGGCCGGCGGCGTACGGCCGGGGCGGGGACGAGCCCACCGTGACGGATGCCGACGTCGTCCTGGGGCGGATCGATCCGGAGTTTTTCGCCGGAGGCTCGATCTCCCTCGACCGGGAACGGTCCGAGGCCGCGATCGAGGCTCGCATAGGCCACGGACTCGGGCTCGACGCGAAGCTCGCCGCGCTCGGGATCAGCGAGATGGTGGACGAGAACATGTCCAACGCCGCCCGCACCCACGCGATCGAGTGGGGCAAGGGCGTGGCGGGACGTACGCTCATCGCCTTCGGCGGCTCCGCGCCCATCCACGCCGCGCGTCTGGCGGACAAGCTCGAGGTGGACCGTTTCCTCATCCCCGCCGACGCGGGCGTGGGATCGGCCGTCGGCTTCCTCCTCGCCCCCATCTCCTACGAGGTCGTGCGTAGCCGCTACATGCGCCTGTCCGGGTTCGATCCCGCCGTCGTGCGGGAGGTGTTCGATGAGATGAGGGACGAGGCGGCGGCTGTGGTCTCGCGCGGGGCGCCGGGCGCGCCGATGAGCAAGAAGGCGCGCGCCTACATGCGCTACGTCGGCCAGGGGCACGAGATCGGCGTCGATCTTCCCGGCGACCTCGAGGACGCGGCGGCCCTCCGCGACGCGTTCGACCGCGACTACGAGATGGTGTACGGCCGGACGATCCCGGGGCTGGACATCGAGGTTCTGAGCTGGACGCTCGTCGTCTCCGCGCCCGCGACGGCGCCCGCGACGGAAGCCGCGGACGTTCCCGCGGGAACGTCTCTCGGGGGGCAACCCGCCGCAGGGAAAGCCGCCTCAGGGAAAGCCGCCTCAGGGACACCGGAGCCCGAGCGCCGGACCGAGCTGTGGGACGGACCCGGCGGCGAGTCGGCGAGCGCGGCCGTCTACACGCGAGGGGCGATTGCGGAGGGAGCCCGCGTCGAGGGCCCGGCGCTGATCGCGGAAGATCAGACGACGACCGTGGTCCCGGACGGCTGGGAGGCGCGGGCCGTCGCCGGCGGCCACCTCCTCGTCGAGCGGAGGGCGGCGGAGCGAGCGGCGGGCGCCGCCGCGGCAGCCACCGGCACCCAGACCGGGATCGCGGCGCTCGAAGGGCAGATCATGTGGAGCAGGCTGCTTTCCGTGGTGGAGGAGCAGGCCCGGACCCTCGTGCGGACGGCCTTCTCGACCCCGGTGCGCGAGGCGGGCGACCTCTCCGCCGGCGTGTTCGACCTCTCCGGGCGCATGCTCGCGCAGGCCGTCACGGGCACGCCGGGCCACGTCAACGCGATGGCCGCCTCCGTCGGGTTCTTCCTCCGGGACTTCCCGGTGGAGACGCTGGGCGAGGACGACGTCCTCATCACGAACGATCCCTGGGAGGGCACGGGACACCTCAACGACTTCACCGTCGTCACGCCGACGTTCCTGGACGGGCGCCCCGTGGCGCTGTTCGCGGCCACGAGCCACATCGCCGATGTCGGGGGCCGCGGCTTCGGGGCGGACGCGAACCAGGTGTTCGAGGAGGGGATCCGCCTCCCCATCGGCTACCTGATCCGCGGCGGACGGGTGGATGAGACGCTCATGCGGCTGGTGCGGGCGAACGTGCGGGACCCGGATGTCGCCCAGGGCGACCTCTACTCGCTGGCCGCCTGCAACCGCACGGGGTGCGAGCGGCTGGTCGCGATGATGACGGAGTTCGGGATCGATTCGCTGGAACCGCTGGCGGAGACGATCATCTCCGCCTCCCGGCGGGCGATGCGCGAGCGGATCGGGGCGCTCCGCCCGGGGACGTACCGGAACCGGATGAGGATCGATGGCTACGACGAGGATCTCGACCTCGTGTGCGCCCTCACGGTCCTGTCAGATGGGACGATCAGGATCGACTGGGACGGCACCTCGCCGATGTCGCCGCGCGGCATCAACGTCCCGGTGACCTATACGCGCGCGTACAGTTCGTTCGGCGTGCGCTGCATCGTCGGCTCCGAGGTCCCCAACAACGCGGGGTCGCTGGCGGCGATCGAAGTCTCCGCCCCGCCCGGATCGCTTCTCAACGCGCCCCCTCCCGCCGCCGTCTCCGCGCGCCACTCGATCGGACAGATGCTGCCGGACGTCGTCCTCGGCTGTCTCGAACAGGCGCTGGAGCCCGGAGCCGTCCCCGCGGAAGGCGCGTCGTGCCTCTGGAACCCCGTCATCATGGCGGGGCCGGGACTGACCGGCGCTCACGCCTACGGCGGCGAGGCGTTCGTCGTGAACCCCTTCCACGCGGGCGGCACGGGCGCGCGCCCCGGGAAGGACGGCCTCTCGGCGACCGCTTTCCCCTCCGGCGTCCGCAGCACGCCCATCGAGATCACCGAGACGGTCGCGCCGCTCATCTTTTGGCGTAAGGAGTATCTCCCGGACTCCGGCGGTCCCGGCGAGTTCCGGGGCGGCCTGGGCCAGGTGATGGAGATCTCACACGCGGAGGGCGAGGCGTTCGCCGTCTCCAAGATGTTCGAGCGGGTGCGCAACCCGGCCCGGGGACGCGATGGCGGCGGCGACGGGGCCGCGGGGCGAGTCCACGTGCCGGGCGTGGGCGAGTTCCGGCCCAAGGGTCGCGAGGTCGTCCCCCCCGGCCGGCGCATCGTGCTCGAGACGCCGGGAGGCGGTGGACTCGGCGATCCGGCACGGCGCCCGCGCGAGCGGGTACGGGAAGATGTCCTCGACGGCTATGTCTCCGCCGACGAGGAGGGCGGTACGCGCGGAGAATGA
- a CDS encoding type II toxin-antitoxin system VapC family toxin: MNEPAEAVLDASAVLAALLNEPGAVRVERALKRGAAMSSVNVAEVAARLSQDGLSSVTVASVVEGLGVEVIPFDCRAALLSGAYRERTRRQGLGLGDRACLATASSLGLPVLTADRSWADLEIDGVKVVQIR; encoded by the coding sequence GTGAATGAACCCGCCGAGGCTGTCCTTGACGCCTCGGCCGTCCTGGCCGCGCTGCTAAATGAACCGGGGGCGGTTCGCGTCGAACGCGCGCTCAAGCGAGGAGCCGCCATGTCGTCGGTGAACGTGGCCGAGGTCGCGGCGCGTCTCTCGCAAGACGGCTTGTCCTCCGTGACGGTGGCGAGCGTAGTCGAGGGATTGGGGGTCGAAGTCATTCCCTTCGACTGCCGGGCGGCGCTGCTCAGCGGCGCCTATCGTGAGAGGACGCGTCGCCAGGGCCTCGGACTGGGTGACCGGGCATGTCTGGCCACCGCAAGCAGCCTCGGCCTCCCGGTCCTCACCGCCGACCGAAGCTGGGCCGACCTCGAAATCGACGGCGTCAAGGTCGTGCAGATCCGGTAG
- a CDS encoding SDR family NAD(P)-dependent oxidoreductase produces MITLEGKTAIVTGAAKGIGAACALAFARHGADVVLGDVLEDRCADTARRIAEETGRETHAVRADVSEEGDCAALLDACTERFGRCDILLNNAGIIAAGSILDAEVEDFDRVLGVNLRGTFLLSRLVARDMVARGVKGSIIHMSSTNAVVTIPNQLAYAASKGGVMQLTKAMAVALAPHDIRVNAIGPGTIVTDILDSVIADEEARRTILSRTPLGRFGDPAEVGTVAVFLASDYASYLTGETIYPDGGRLALNYTVPLREDG; encoded by the coding sequence TTGATCACACTCGAGGGGAAGACCGCCATCGTTACCGGGGCGGCGAAGGGGATCGGCGCGGCGTGCGCGCTCGCCTTCGCCCGTCACGGGGCGGATGTCGTGCTGGGGGACGTGCTGGAGGATCGCTGCGCCGATACGGCCCGCCGCATCGCGGAGGAGACGGGGCGGGAGACGCACGCGGTGCGCGCGGACGTAAGCGAGGAGGGCGACTGCGCGGCCCTGCTCGACGCCTGCACGGAACGGTTCGGCCGCTGCGACATCCTGCTCAACAACGCGGGGATCATCGCCGCGGGCTCGATTCTGGACGCCGAAGTCGAGGACTTCGACCGGGTGCTGGGCGTGAACCTGCGGGGGACCTTTCTCCTTTCCCGCCTCGTGGCGCGGGATATGGTCGCGCGCGGGGTGAAGGGGTCGATCATCCACATGTCTTCGACGAACGCCGTGGTGACGATCCCGAACCAGCTCGCCTACGCGGCCTCCAAGGGCGGGGTCATGCAGCTCACGAAGGCGATGGCGGTCGCGCTCGCGCCGCACGACATCCGGGTCAACGCGATCGGGCCGGGGACGATCGTCACGGACATCCTCGACTCGGTGATCGCCGATGAGGAGGCGCGCCGCACGATCCTCTCCCGCACGCCGCTGGGACGGTTCGGGGACCCGGCCGAGGTCGGGACCGTGGCCGTCTTCCTCGCGAGCGACTACGCCTCGTACCTGACGGGCGAGACCATCTACCCGGACGGCGGACGCCTGGCGTTGAACTACACGGTTCCGTTGCGGGAAGACGGGTGA